A window of the Phalacrocorax aristotelis chromosome 9, bGulAri2.1, whole genome shotgun sequence genome harbors these coding sequences:
- the FBXO34 gene encoding F-box only protein 34 isoform X1, with protein sequence MKSSCRAGLHREPLNSTSSTFHQVKRVSGMHLKPYLKLQKKERSPEISQDSLRGPPMSHQRSAQEEKYTNCTKLSVFPKPSLVTPTRKLLGIIYPNTMCNMNGKGPADGPSAREKKNALSATIHQGEEGEGPLDVWAVVKPGNTKEKIAFFAAQQCSSNTRLASMKIKSTWDIDGRTAKRRKKSVDLKKAKIQLERMREANARCSQPEPFVCGIEHCSVHYVNDNGEGVFPGRSLSVIEMVAFLEQRASALLVDCAKTCMPASTTRLSAQPKGALPSSDPFSAAGACEVHAERGPCSSSEQQQSEPVRVLDMVAKLESECLRRQSEREAGSLSRNNSFRRNVGRVLLANGTQPEGEAGKVSSGVLAPGDGLEEAGVAEAGYGGQCSPLGDTELWDGAAAARQPFLSGLDTRMGNVNSGLAHAVLAITAGRSDSDTRIEPPRPLPSACPAAARLPPDSLQSKNATVDCTSKEPVIFPKQSLHPARKEPLCISISVTKTEKGCRKEKVSNSSSSEDPLPGRLFFLQADQPAIHEQQPLRGSTQEKPGEIAQNEDALASDRSCVRNSVPTEPSAPSVPPTEGALQVLDASCLKRQVSHDFLETRFKIQQLLEPQQYMAFLPHHIIVKIFGLLPTRSLVALKCTCYYFKFIIEYYNIRPADSRWVRDPRYREDPCKQCKKKYVKGDVSLCRWHPKPYCQALPYGPGYWMCCHRSQKGIPGCKLGLHDNHWVPACHSFNRAIHKKNRGAGAEAEEEY encoded by the coding sequence gGTTTCTGGTATGCACTTAAAGCCATATCTCAAGTTACAGAAGAAAGAGCGATCTCCAGAAATAAGCCAGGATTCCCTGAGAGGCCCACCTATGAGCCATCAGAGATcagcacaagaagaaaaatacaccaACTGCACCAAACTGAGTGTTTTCCCAAAACCCTCCCTCGTGACTCCAACTCGAAAGCTTCTGGGGATTATTTATCCAAATACTATGTGCAATATGAATGGGAAAGGTCCAGCAGATGGTCCGAGtgcaagggaaaagaagaacGCCCTGTCTGCAACGATCCACCAgggagaagaaggggaagggcCTCTGGATGTCTGGGCTGTAGTGAAACCTGGCAATACGAAGGAGAAGATCGCGTTCTTTGCGGCCCAGCAATGCAGCAGCAACACCCGGCTAGCCtctatgaaaattaaaagcacGTGGGATATTGACGGAAGAACAGCTAAACGCAGGAAAAAATCAGTAGATcttaaaaaagccaaaattcaACTGGAAAGAATGAGGGAGGCGAATGCCAGGTGCTCCCAGCCGGAGCCTTTTGTCTGTGGCATCGAGCACTGTTCGGTGCATTATGTGAACGACAATGGTGAGGGTGTGTTCCCGGGCCGGTCCCTCTCGGTGATAGAGATGGTAGCTTTCCTGGAGCAACGAGCAAGCGCTTTACTGGTAGACTGTGCTAAAACCTGCATGCCTGCTTCTACTACGAGGCTTAGTGCTCAGCCTAAAGGTGCGCTTCCCAGCTCGGACCCTTTCTCCGCTGCCGGGGCGTGCGAGGTACATGCAGAGAGGGGACCTTGCAGCAGTAGCGAGCAGCAGCAGAGCGAGCCCGTGCGTGTGCTGGACATGGTGGCCAAGCTGGAGTCAGAGTGCCTGAGGCGCCAGAGCGAGCGGGAGGCCGGGAGCCTCTCGCGGAACAACAGCTTCCGCAGAAACGTCGGGAGGGTGCTCCTGGCGAACGGCACCCAGCCcgagggagaggcagggaaggTCTCCTCGGGGGTCCTGGCTCCAGGGGATGGCTTGGAGGAGGCAGGAGTAGCAGAGGCCGGGTACGGGGGACAGTGCAGTCCTCTGGGTGACACGGAGCTGTGGGATGGCGCTGCCGCTGCTCGgcagccttttctttctgggCTGGATACTCGGATGGGGAATGTGAATTCGGGACTTGCTCATGCAGTGTTGGCAATAACCGCTGGCAGGAGCGATTCTGACACGCGAATTGAGCCTCCCAGACCTCTGCCATCTGCGtgtccagctgctgccaggttGCCACCAGATTCCTTGCAGAGCAAGAATGCGACTGTTGATTGTACGTCAAAAGAGCCTGTAATTTTCCCAAAGCAGAGTCTGCACCCTGCTAGGAAGGAGCCCTTATGCATCAGTATATCGGTCACCAAGACTGAGAAAGGATGCAGGAAAGAGAAGGTCTCTAACTCCAGTTCTAGTGAAGATCCGCTCCCTGGGAGGCTgttttttctccaggctgaccaGCCCGCTATTCACGAGCAACAGCCGCTACGGGGAAGTACCCAAGAAAAGCCAGGAGAAATAGCCCAAAATGAGGATGCTTTGGCATCTGACAGGTCGTGCGTCAGAAACAGCGTCCCTACAGAGCCATCTGCCCCTTCTGTTCCTCCGACGGAAGGGGCTTTGCAAGTACTTGATGCTTCCTgcttaaaaaggcaggtttcaCATGACTTTCTGGAGACCAGGTTTAAAATTCAGCAGCTTTTGGAGCCTCAGCAGTATATGGCCTTCCTGCCTCACCACATCATAGTGAAGATTTTTGGATTGCTTCCTACTAGGAGTCTGGTTGCCCTAAAATGCACTTGCTACTACTTCAAATTCATCATTGAATACTACAACATCAGGCCAGCAGACTCCCGCTGGGTCCGCGATCCTCGCTACAGAGAAGACCCTTGCAAGCAGTGCAAGAAGAAGTACGTGAAAGGGGACGTATCGCTGTGCCGGTGGCATCCCAAACCATACTGTCAAGCTTTACCCTACGGGCCCGGGTACTGGATGTGCTGTCACCGGTCTCAGAAGGGCATCCCGGGCTGTAAGTTAGGTCTCCATGACAATCACTGGGTTCCTGCCTGCCACAGCTTTAACCGTGCTATTCATAAGAAAAACAGAGGAGCGGGAGCCGAAGCGGAAGAGGAATATTAG
- the FBXO34 gene encoding F-box only protein 34 isoform X3: MHLKPYLKLQKKERSPEISQDSLRGPPMSHQRSAQEEKYTNCTKLSVFPKPSLVTPTRKLLGIIYPNTMCNMNGKGPADGPSAREKKNALSATIHQGEEGEGPLDVWAVVKPGNTKEKIAFFAAQQCSSNTRLASMKIKSTWDIDGRTAKRRKKSVDLKKAKIQLERMREANARCSQPEPFVCGIEHCSVHYVNDNGEGVFPGRSLSVIEMVAFLEQRASALLVDCAKTCMPASTTRLSAQPKGALPSSDPFSAAGACEVHAERGPCSSSEQQQSEPVRVLDMVAKLESECLRRQSEREAGSLSRNNSFRRNVGRVLLANGTQPEGEAGKVSSGVLAPGDGLEEAGVAEAGYGGQCSPLGDTELWDGAAAARQPFLSGLDTRMGNVNSGLAHAVLAITAGRSDSDTRIEPPRPLPSACPAAARLPPDSLQSKNATVDCTSKEPVIFPKQSLHPARKEPLCISISVTKTEKGCRKEKVSNSSSSEDPLPGRLFFLQADQPAIHEQQPLRGSTQEKPGEIAQNEDALASDRSCVRNSVPTEPSAPSVPPTEGALQVLDASCLKRQVSHDFLETRFKIQQLLEPQQYMAFLPHHIIVKIFGLLPTRSLVALKCTCYYFKFIIEYYNIRPADSRWVRDPRYREDPCKQCKKKYVKGDVSLCRWHPKPYCQALPYGPGYWMCCHRSQKGIPGCKLGLHDNHWVPACHSFNRAIHKKNRGAGAEAEEEY; this comes from the coding sequence ATGCACTTAAAGCCATATCTCAAGTTACAGAAGAAAGAGCGATCTCCAGAAATAAGCCAGGATTCCCTGAGAGGCCCACCTATGAGCCATCAGAGATcagcacaagaagaaaaatacaccaACTGCACCAAACTGAGTGTTTTCCCAAAACCCTCCCTCGTGACTCCAACTCGAAAGCTTCTGGGGATTATTTATCCAAATACTATGTGCAATATGAATGGGAAAGGTCCAGCAGATGGTCCGAGtgcaagggaaaagaagaacGCCCTGTCTGCAACGATCCACCAgggagaagaaggggaagggcCTCTGGATGTCTGGGCTGTAGTGAAACCTGGCAATACGAAGGAGAAGATCGCGTTCTTTGCGGCCCAGCAATGCAGCAGCAACACCCGGCTAGCCtctatgaaaattaaaagcacGTGGGATATTGACGGAAGAACAGCTAAACGCAGGAAAAAATCAGTAGATcttaaaaaagccaaaattcaACTGGAAAGAATGAGGGAGGCGAATGCCAGGTGCTCCCAGCCGGAGCCTTTTGTCTGTGGCATCGAGCACTGTTCGGTGCATTATGTGAACGACAATGGTGAGGGTGTGTTCCCGGGCCGGTCCCTCTCGGTGATAGAGATGGTAGCTTTCCTGGAGCAACGAGCAAGCGCTTTACTGGTAGACTGTGCTAAAACCTGCATGCCTGCTTCTACTACGAGGCTTAGTGCTCAGCCTAAAGGTGCGCTTCCCAGCTCGGACCCTTTCTCCGCTGCCGGGGCGTGCGAGGTACATGCAGAGAGGGGACCTTGCAGCAGTAGCGAGCAGCAGCAGAGCGAGCCCGTGCGTGTGCTGGACATGGTGGCCAAGCTGGAGTCAGAGTGCCTGAGGCGCCAGAGCGAGCGGGAGGCCGGGAGCCTCTCGCGGAACAACAGCTTCCGCAGAAACGTCGGGAGGGTGCTCCTGGCGAACGGCACCCAGCCcgagggagaggcagggaaggTCTCCTCGGGGGTCCTGGCTCCAGGGGATGGCTTGGAGGAGGCAGGAGTAGCAGAGGCCGGGTACGGGGGACAGTGCAGTCCTCTGGGTGACACGGAGCTGTGGGATGGCGCTGCCGCTGCTCGgcagccttttctttctgggCTGGATACTCGGATGGGGAATGTGAATTCGGGACTTGCTCATGCAGTGTTGGCAATAACCGCTGGCAGGAGCGATTCTGACACGCGAATTGAGCCTCCCAGACCTCTGCCATCTGCGtgtccagctgctgccaggttGCCACCAGATTCCTTGCAGAGCAAGAATGCGACTGTTGATTGTACGTCAAAAGAGCCTGTAATTTTCCCAAAGCAGAGTCTGCACCCTGCTAGGAAGGAGCCCTTATGCATCAGTATATCGGTCACCAAGACTGAGAAAGGATGCAGGAAAGAGAAGGTCTCTAACTCCAGTTCTAGTGAAGATCCGCTCCCTGGGAGGCTgttttttctccaggctgaccaGCCCGCTATTCACGAGCAACAGCCGCTACGGGGAAGTACCCAAGAAAAGCCAGGAGAAATAGCCCAAAATGAGGATGCTTTGGCATCTGACAGGTCGTGCGTCAGAAACAGCGTCCCTACAGAGCCATCTGCCCCTTCTGTTCCTCCGACGGAAGGGGCTTTGCAAGTACTTGATGCTTCCTgcttaaaaaggcaggtttcaCATGACTTTCTGGAGACCAGGTTTAAAATTCAGCAGCTTTTGGAGCCTCAGCAGTATATGGCCTTCCTGCCTCACCACATCATAGTGAAGATTTTTGGATTGCTTCCTACTAGGAGTCTGGTTGCCCTAAAATGCACTTGCTACTACTTCAAATTCATCATTGAATACTACAACATCAGGCCAGCAGACTCCCGCTGGGTCCGCGATCCTCGCTACAGAGAAGACCCTTGCAAGCAGTGCAAGAAGAAGTACGTGAAAGGGGACGTATCGCTGTGCCGGTGGCATCCCAAACCATACTGTCAAGCTTTACCCTACGGGCCCGGGTACTGGATGTGCTGTCACCGGTCTCAGAAGGGCATCCCGGGCTGTAAGTTAGGTCTCCATGACAATCACTGGGTTCCTGCCTGCCACAGCTTTAACCGTGCTATTCATAAGAAAAACAGAGGAGCGGGAGCCGAAGCGGAAGAGGAATATTAG
- the FBXO34 gene encoding F-box only protein 34 isoform X2 — protein MKFDLLLLAHEVSMCKVVVSGMHLKPYLKLQKKERSPEISQDSLRGPPMSHQRSAQEEKYTNCTKLSVFPKPSLVTPTRKLLGIIYPNTMCNMNGKGPADGPSAREKKNALSATIHQGEEGEGPLDVWAVVKPGNTKEKIAFFAAQQCSSNTRLASMKIKSTWDIDGRTAKRRKKSVDLKKAKIQLERMREANARCSQPEPFVCGIEHCSVHYVNDNGEGVFPGRSLSVIEMVAFLEQRASALLVDCAKTCMPASTTRLSAQPKGALPSSDPFSAAGACEVHAERGPCSSSEQQQSEPVRVLDMVAKLESECLRRQSEREAGSLSRNNSFRRNVGRVLLANGTQPEGEAGKVSSGVLAPGDGLEEAGVAEAGYGGQCSPLGDTELWDGAAAARQPFLSGLDTRMGNVNSGLAHAVLAITAGRSDSDTRIEPPRPLPSACPAAARLPPDSLQSKNATVDCTSKEPVIFPKQSLHPARKEPLCISISVTKTEKGCRKEKVSNSSSSEDPLPGRLFFLQADQPAIHEQQPLRGSTQEKPGEIAQNEDALASDRSCVRNSVPTEPSAPSVPPTEGALQVLDASCLKRQVSHDFLETRFKIQQLLEPQQYMAFLPHHIIVKIFGLLPTRSLVALKCTCYYFKFIIEYYNIRPADSRWVRDPRYREDPCKQCKKKYVKGDVSLCRWHPKPYCQALPYGPGYWMCCHRSQKGIPGCKLGLHDNHWVPACHSFNRAIHKKNRGAGAEAEEEY, from the exons ATGAAATTTGATCTTCTGCTCCTAGCTCATGAGGTTTCAATGTGCAAAGTCGT gGTTTCTGGTATGCACTTAAAGCCATATCTCAAGTTACAGAAGAAAGAGCGATCTCCAGAAATAAGCCAGGATTCCCTGAGAGGCCCACCTATGAGCCATCAGAGATcagcacaagaagaaaaatacaccaACTGCACCAAACTGAGTGTTTTCCCAAAACCCTCCCTCGTGACTCCAACTCGAAAGCTTCTGGGGATTATTTATCCAAATACTATGTGCAATATGAATGGGAAAGGTCCAGCAGATGGTCCGAGtgcaagggaaaagaagaacGCCCTGTCTGCAACGATCCACCAgggagaagaaggggaagggcCTCTGGATGTCTGGGCTGTAGTGAAACCTGGCAATACGAAGGAGAAGATCGCGTTCTTTGCGGCCCAGCAATGCAGCAGCAACACCCGGCTAGCCtctatgaaaattaaaagcacGTGGGATATTGACGGAAGAACAGCTAAACGCAGGAAAAAATCAGTAGATcttaaaaaagccaaaattcaACTGGAAAGAATGAGGGAGGCGAATGCCAGGTGCTCCCAGCCGGAGCCTTTTGTCTGTGGCATCGAGCACTGTTCGGTGCATTATGTGAACGACAATGGTGAGGGTGTGTTCCCGGGCCGGTCCCTCTCGGTGATAGAGATGGTAGCTTTCCTGGAGCAACGAGCAAGCGCTTTACTGGTAGACTGTGCTAAAACCTGCATGCCTGCTTCTACTACGAGGCTTAGTGCTCAGCCTAAAGGTGCGCTTCCCAGCTCGGACCCTTTCTCCGCTGCCGGGGCGTGCGAGGTACATGCAGAGAGGGGACCTTGCAGCAGTAGCGAGCAGCAGCAGAGCGAGCCCGTGCGTGTGCTGGACATGGTGGCCAAGCTGGAGTCAGAGTGCCTGAGGCGCCAGAGCGAGCGGGAGGCCGGGAGCCTCTCGCGGAACAACAGCTTCCGCAGAAACGTCGGGAGGGTGCTCCTGGCGAACGGCACCCAGCCcgagggagaggcagggaaggTCTCCTCGGGGGTCCTGGCTCCAGGGGATGGCTTGGAGGAGGCAGGAGTAGCAGAGGCCGGGTACGGGGGACAGTGCAGTCCTCTGGGTGACACGGAGCTGTGGGATGGCGCTGCCGCTGCTCGgcagccttttctttctgggCTGGATACTCGGATGGGGAATGTGAATTCGGGACTTGCTCATGCAGTGTTGGCAATAACCGCTGGCAGGAGCGATTCTGACACGCGAATTGAGCCTCCCAGACCTCTGCCATCTGCGtgtccagctgctgccaggttGCCACCAGATTCCTTGCAGAGCAAGAATGCGACTGTTGATTGTACGTCAAAAGAGCCTGTAATTTTCCCAAAGCAGAGTCTGCACCCTGCTAGGAAGGAGCCCTTATGCATCAGTATATCGGTCACCAAGACTGAGAAAGGATGCAGGAAAGAGAAGGTCTCTAACTCCAGTTCTAGTGAAGATCCGCTCCCTGGGAGGCTgttttttctccaggctgaccaGCCCGCTATTCACGAGCAACAGCCGCTACGGGGAAGTACCCAAGAAAAGCCAGGAGAAATAGCCCAAAATGAGGATGCTTTGGCATCTGACAGGTCGTGCGTCAGAAACAGCGTCCCTACAGAGCCATCTGCCCCTTCTGTTCCTCCGACGGAAGGGGCTTTGCAAGTACTTGATGCTTCCTgcttaaaaaggcaggtttcaCATGACTTTCTGGAGACCAGGTTTAAAATTCAGCAGCTTTTGGAGCCTCAGCAGTATATGGCCTTCCTGCCTCACCACATCATAGTGAAGATTTTTGGATTGCTTCCTACTAGGAGTCTGGTTGCCCTAAAATGCACTTGCTACTACTTCAAATTCATCATTGAATACTACAACATCAGGCCAGCAGACTCCCGCTGGGTCCGCGATCCTCGCTACAGAGAAGACCCTTGCAAGCAGTGCAAGAAGAAGTACGTGAAAGGGGACGTATCGCTGTGCCGGTGGCATCCCAAACCATACTGTCAAGCTTTACCCTACGGGCCCGGGTACTGGATGTGCTGTCACCGGTCTCAGAAGGGCATCCCGGGCTGTAAGTTAGGTCTCCATGACAATCACTGGGTTCCTGCCTGCCACAGCTTTAACCGTGCTATTCATAAGAAAAACAGAGGAGCGGGAGCCGAAGCGGAAGAGGAATATTAG